The Cronobacter sakazakii genome has a window encoding:
- a CDS encoding Lrp/AsnC family transcriptional regulator: MLDKIDCRLLALLQEDATLSLQALADAVNLTTTPCWKRLRRLEDDGYIIKRVALLDPEKLGLGLTAFMLIKTQHHSSDWYSQFVAVVEEMPEVLGFWRMAGEYDYLMRVQVADMKSYDDFYKRLVNRVPGLSDVTSSFAMEQIKYTTALPLKR, translated from the coding sequence ATGTTAGATAAAATTGATTGCAGACTGCTGGCGCTGCTTCAGGAGGACGCGACGCTCTCTTTGCAGGCGCTCGCCGATGCCGTTAATCTGACGACGACGCCCTGCTGGAAGCGGCTCCGGCGGCTTGAAGATGACGGCTATATTATTAAGCGCGTCGCGCTGCTCGACCCGGAAAAACTCGGCCTCGGCCTCACCGCCTTTATGCTGATCAAAACGCAGCATCACAGCAGCGACTGGTACAGTCAGTTTGTCGCGGTGGTGGAGGAGATGCCGGAAGTGCTCGGTTTCTGGCGCATGGCGGGCGAATACGACTACCTTATGCGGGTACAGGTGGCCGATATGAAAAGCTATGATGACTTTTATAAACGTCTGGTCAACCGGGTGCCGGGGCTGTCAGATGTCACGTCGAGCTTCGCCATGGAGCAGATAAAATACACCACGGCCCTGCCGCTTAAGCGCTGA
- a CDS encoding PLP-dependent cysteine synthase family protein translates to MSSTWVHHAINEIHADARRSADTHLIRFTLPAFPGIWFYLKDESTHPTGSLKHRLARSLFLYGLSNGWIREGTPIIEASSGSTAVSEAWFARMLGLPFIAVMPACTARRKVEQIEFYGGRCHFVQSACEIYEASEVLARELRGRYMDQFTYAERATDWRGNNNIADSIFRQMAGEPHPVPDYIVMSAGTGGTSATIGRYLRYQGHATRLMVVDPENSVFYDYWQQRDSGLKSSVGSRIEGIGRPRVEPSFIPDVIDEMLQVPDAASVAAMQWLSELLGRKVGASTGTNMWGALQLAARMREEGRSGAIVTLLCDSGERYLETYHNPEWVAASIGDITPWRAAIQELVG, encoded by the coding sequence ATGTCCAGCACCTGGGTTCACCACGCCATTAATGAGATCCACGCCGACGCCCGGCGATCCGCGGATACCCATTTGATCCGCTTTACCCTGCCCGCCTTTCCGGGCATCTGGTTCTATCTGAAAGATGAAAGCACGCACCCCACCGGCAGCCTGAAACACCGCCTGGCGCGCTCGCTGTTTTTATACGGCCTGAGCAACGGCTGGATCCGCGAAGGCACGCCGATTATCGAGGCCTCTTCCGGCTCAACCGCGGTTTCGGAAGCCTGGTTTGCCCGCATGCTGGGCCTGCCGTTTATCGCCGTGATGCCCGCCTGTACCGCACGGCGCAAAGTGGAACAAATTGAATTTTACGGCGGCCGCTGCCACTTCGTGCAGAGCGCCTGTGAAATTTACGAGGCCTCCGAGGTGCTCGCCCGCGAGCTGCGTGGCCGCTATATGGATCAGTTTACCTACGCCGAGCGCGCGACCGACTGGCGCGGCAACAACAATATCGCCGACAGTATTTTCCGGCAGATGGCAGGCGAGCCGCACCCGGTTCCTGATTACATCGTGATGAGCGCCGGTACCGGCGGTACATCGGCCACCATTGGCCGCTATCTGCGTTATCAGGGGCACGCCACGCGCCTGATGGTGGTCGACCCTGAGAACTCGGTGTTTTACGATTACTGGCAGCAGCGCGACAGCGGACTGAAAAGCAGTGTGGGCAGCCGCATTGAAGGGATTGGCCGTCCGCGCGTCGAACCCTCTTTTATTCCCGATGTTATCGATGAAATGTTGCAGGTGCCGGATGCCGCGAGCGTGGCGGCGATGCAATGGCTTAGCGAACTGCTGGGCCGCAAAGTGGGTGCTTCCACCGGCACCAACATGTGGGGGGCGCTGCAGCTGGCCGCGCGGATGCGTGAAGAAGGCCGCAGCGGCGCTATCGTTACGCTGCTGTGTGACAGCGGAGAACGATATCTCGAAACCTATCACAACCCGGAATGGGTGGCGGCCTCGATTGGCGATATCACGCCCTGGCGCGCGGCCATTCAGGAACTCGTGGGTTAA
- the cof gene encoding HMP-PP phosphatase, which translates to MARLAAFDMDGTLLMPDHQLGEATQMALHRLHQRGVTLAFATGRHLLEMRQMLQKIALEAFLITGNGTRIHAPSGELLFAEDLSPQVAEAVLHGHWDTSASLHVFNDSGWLTDNDDPALLDAHAWSGFCYQLTDLKRLPAHQVTKICFVADHDTLCELRVKLCQALGSQAHICFSALDCLEVLPPGCNKGAALQALSQHLGITMADCMAFGDAMNDREMLSLAGKGLIMGNAMPQLLAELPHLPVIGHCSRQAVAHYLTHWLEHPHLDYSPE; encoded by the coding sequence ATGGCGCGACTGGCTGCTTTTGATATGGATGGCACGCTGCTGATGCCAGACCATCAGCTTGGTGAAGCCACACAGATGGCGCTGCACCGTTTGCATCAGCGCGGCGTGACGCTGGCGTTTGCAACCGGTCGTCATTTGCTGGAAATGCGACAGATGCTGCAAAAAATCGCGCTGGAAGCGTTCCTCATTACCGGCAACGGCACGCGCATTCATGCGCCGTCGGGCGAGCTGCTGTTCGCAGAAGATTTATCGCCGCAGGTCGCGGAAGCGGTGCTGCATGGCCACTGGGATACATCAGCCAGTCTGCACGTGTTTAACGACAGCGGCTGGCTGACGGATAACGACGATCCGGCGCTGCTGGACGCGCACGCCTGGAGCGGGTTTTGCTATCAGCTCACCGATCTGAAGCGGCTTCCTGCCCATCAGGTAACGAAAATCTGCTTTGTCGCCGACCACGACACGCTGTGCGAACTGCGCGTTAAGCTTTGCCAGGCGCTTGGTTCGCAGGCGCATATTTGCTTTTCCGCGCTCGACTGTCTGGAGGTGCTGCCGCCGGGGTGTAATAAAGGCGCGGCGCTGCAGGCGTTGAGCCAGCATCTGGGCATTACGATGGCGGATTGTATGGCGTTTGGTGACGCCATGAACGACCGCGAAATGTTATCGCTGGCAGGGAAGGGGCTGATTATGGGCAACGCGATGCCGCAGCTTCTGGCAGAGCTCCCGCATCTGCCAGTGATCGGGCACTGCAGCAGACAGGCGGTCGCCCACTATTTGACGCATTGGCTGGAGCATCCACACCTTGATTATTCCCCCGAATGA
- a CDS encoding SgrR family transcriptional regulator → MRLLNRLNQFQRLWQPSEGAPQAVTISELAVRCFCSERHMRTLLRQLEQHGWLRWRAQSGRGKRGELIFLVSPHTVRAGMMETVLSQGQTHNALALAQLASGQLRQLLHPFLGGQWHNDTPTLRIPYYRPLEPLKPGFLPGRAEQHLARQIFSGLTRFNPDTARPEGDLAHHWRVSPDGLSWWFYLRPTLHWHNHEPIDAWQLRQRLQQLFELETLRQLFASVREITVEHKHCLRVELTRPDHWLAWRLASHGCYLAHPDDTTIGSGPFRLATFTPELVRIESHDRCHLGHPLLNAVEYWITPGLFDSALGTSCRHPVQIAIGQQEELVHLRPVSNSISLGFCYLGIRQNGQLSHAQARWLMQRVHRSGMIDSLPLDEHLITPSSELLPGWHLPQWPDEPPPPLPPSLTLVYHLPVELPVMARQLQHELAQRGCTLTLHFHNAKNWDGCTQLAQADIVMGDRLIGEAPEYTLEQWLRCDPLWRHLLTGPQRAHLEATLDAVQSHPDEQSRHAALREVWQTLMHDAVITPLFNYRYQISAPPGVNGIELNALGWFDFSRAWLPPPQEAGGRDGAALP, encoded by the coding sequence ATGCGCCTTCTGAACCGACTTAATCAGTTTCAGCGTTTGTGGCAGCCTTCCGAGGGCGCGCCGCAGGCCGTGACTATCAGCGAGCTCGCCGTGCGTTGTTTTTGCAGTGAACGCCACATGCGCACGCTGCTTCGCCAGCTTGAACAGCACGGCTGGCTGCGCTGGCGCGCGCAGTCGGGACGCGGCAAGCGGGGCGAGCTGATCTTTCTGGTATCGCCGCACACCGTGCGCGCCGGCATGATGGAAACGGTGTTAAGCCAGGGGCAGACGCATAATGCGCTGGCGCTCGCACAACTGGCGTCCGGGCAACTGCGCCAGTTACTGCATCCGTTTCTGGGCGGCCAATGGCATAACGACACGCCGACGCTGCGCATTCCCTACTACCGCCCGCTGGAGCCGCTCAAGCCCGGCTTTTTGCCCGGCCGCGCCGAGCAGCATCTCGCCCGGCAGATCTTCAGCGGCCTGACGCGTTTTAATCCCGACACCGCGCGCCCGGAAGGCGATTTAGCCCACCACTGGCGCGTTTCGCCGGACGGGCTCAGCTGGTGGTTTTATCTGCGCCCTACCCTGCACTGGCACAATCACGAGCCAATAGATGCCTGGCAACTCCGCCAGCGGCTGCAACAACTGTTTGAGCTGGAGACGCTGCGCCAGCTTTTCGCGAGCGTCAGAGAGATTACGGTGGAGCATAAGCACTGCCTGCGTGTTGAACTCACGCGCCCGGATCACTGGCTCGCGTGGCGTCTTGCCAGTCACGGCTGTTATCTGGCGCATCCGGATGACACAACGATCGGCAGCGGGCCATTCCGGCTCGCCACGTTTACGCCTGAGCTGGTGCGCATTGAAAGCCACGATCGCTGTCATCTCGGGCATCCGTTGCTGAACGCGGTTGAATACTGGATAACGCCCGGACTCTTCGACAGCGCGCTCGGTACCAGCTGTCGGCACCCGGTACAGATAGCCATCGGGCAGCAGGAAGAACTCGTACATCTGCGCCCCGTCAGCAACAGCATCAGCCTCGGGTTCTGTTATCTCGGCATCCGGCAAAACGGACAACTCTCACACGCGCAGGCGCGCTGGCTGATGCAACGGGTTCACCGCAGCGGCATGATAGATTCCCTGCCGCTTGATGAGCATCTGATTACGCCAAGCAGTGAGCTGCTACCGGGCTGGCATCTGCCGCAATGGCCCGACGAGCCTCCTCCACCGCTGCCGCCCTCGCTGACGCTGGTCTATCATCTGCCGGTGGAATTGCCGGTAATGGCACGCCAGCTTCAGCATGAGCTGGCACAGCGTGGATGCACGCTCACGCTGCATTTTCATAATGCGAAAAACTGGGACGGCTGTACGCAACTGGCGCAGGCGGATATCGTCATGGGTGACAGGCTGATTGGCGAAGCGCCGGAATATACGCTGGAGCAGTGGCTGCGCTGCGATCCGCTCTGGCGACATCTGTTAACAGGCCCACAGCGGGCGCATCTGGAAGCCACTCTTGACGCGGTGCAAAGCCACCCTGATGAACAGAGCCGTCACGCGGCGCTGCGCGAGGTATGGCAGACGCTGATGCACGACGCCGTTATCACTCCGCTCTTTAATTATCGCTACCAGATAAGCGCGCCGCCGGGCGTGAACGGCATCGAACTGAACGCGCTCGGCTGGTTTGATTTTAGCCGCGCGTGGCTGCCGCCGCCGCAAGAAGCTGGTGGACGCGACGGTGCGGCGCTACCATAA
- the queC gene encoding 7-cyano-7-deazaguanine synthase QueC has product MKRAVVVFSGGQDSTTCLIQALHQYDEVHCVTFDYGQRHRAEIDVASALAASLGARAHKVLDVTLLNELAVSSLTRDSIPVPDYDPDAEGLPSTFVPGRNILFLTLASIYAYQVQAEAVITGVCETDFSGYPDCRDEFVKALNHAVALGMARDVRFETPLMWLNKAETWALADYWGKLDVIRRQTLTCYNGIQGDGCGECAACHLRANGLSQYQADKPAIMAAMKQKTGLK; this is encoded by the coding sequence ATGAAACGTGCCGTTGTGGTCTTCAGCGGGGGCCAGGACTCCACCACCTGCCTGATTCAGGCGTTACATCAATATGATGAAGTGCATTGCGTCACGTTCGATTACGGCCAGCGCCATCGGGCGGAGATTGATGTCGCCAGCGCCCTTGCCGCATCGCTGGGCGCACGGGCGCATAAAGTGCTGGATGTGACGCTGCTTAACGAACTCGCGGTCAGCAGCCTGACGCGCGACAGCATCCCGGTGCCGGATTACGATCCTGACGCCGAAGGCTTGCCAAGCACTTTCGTGCCTGGCCGCAATATTCTCTTCCTGACGCTGGCCTCGATTTACGCGTATCAGGTGCAGGCGGAGGCGGTGATTACCGGCGTGTGCGAGACCGATTTTTCCGGCTATCCGGATTGCCGCGATGAATTTGTCAAAGCGCTGAATCATGCCGTCGCGCTCGGCATGGCGCGCGATGTGCGTTTTGAAACGCCGCTGATGTGGCTTAACAAAGCCGAAACCTGGGCGCTCGCCGATTACTGGGGCAAGCTTGATGTCATCCGCCGCCAGACCCTGACCTGCTATAACGGCATTCAGGGTGATGGCTGCGGCGAATGCGCGGCCTGCCATCTGCGCGCCAACGGCCTTAGCCAGTACCAGGCCGATAAACCTGCCATTATGGCCGCGATGAAGCAGAAAACCGGGCTTAAATAG
- a CDS encoding MBL fold metallo-hydrolase: MRVHHLNCGCMCPLGGALYDGFSKGLHAHLICHCLLIETDHHGLVLVDTGFGCDDMRHPRRRLPLFFRALNNIQYRESLTALHHIKALGFKPEDVRHIVLTHLDFDHAGGLSDFPQAQVHLMQREMTAAEGRGTWLDSARYRPGQWGNHSGWHGYHPHGEAWFGFSAVRALDGLPPEILLIPLPGHTEGHAGVAIDTPQGWLLHGGDAWFYRDEMTADPHCTPGLRFYQWMMQKDKAARLANQKRLRLLAADASAGVTLFCSHDAREFERLSGKNLAI, encoded by the coding sequence ATGCGAGTACACCATCTCAACTGCGGTTGTATGTGTCCTTTGGGCGGCGCGCTGTACGATGGCTTCAGTAAAGGGCTGCATGCGCACCTCATCTGCCACTGCCTGCTGATTGAAACCGACCATCACGGGCTGGTGCTGGTGGATACCGGCTTTGGCTGTGACGATATGCGCCATCCGCGCCGCCGTTTACCACTTTTTTTCCGGGCGCTGAATAATATCCAGTACCGGGAATCATTAACGGCGCTGCACCATATTAAAGCGCTCGGCTTTAAGCCGGAGGACGTCCGACACATTGTGCTGACGCATCTGGATTTCGATCACGCCGGCGGGCTGAGCGATTTCCCGCAGGCGCAGGTGCATCTGATGCAGCGTGAAATGACCGCTGCAGAAGGGCGCGGCACGTGGCTTGACAGCGCGCGCTATCGTCCGGGGCAATGGGGAAATCATTCCGGCTGGCATGGCTATCATCCACATGGCGAGGCGTGGTTTGGTTTCAGCGCGGTGCGCGCGCTCGACGGTTTGCCGCCGGAGATCCTGCTGATCCCGCTGCCGGGGCATACGGAAGGGCACGCAGGTGTGGCGATTGATACGCCGCAGGGCTGGTTACTGCACGGCGGCGATGCGTGGTTCTATCGCGATGAAATGACGGCAGACCCGCACTGTACGCCGGGCCTGCGCTTTTATCAGTGGATGATGCAAAAAGACAAAGCCGCGAGGCTTGCGAACCAGAAGCGACTGCGGCTTCTGGCCGCTGACGCCAGCGCGGGCGTGACGCTGTTTTGCAGCCACGACGCCCGCGAGTTTGAACGGTTAAGCGGGAAAAACCTGGCTATTTAA
- a CDS encoding YbgC/FadM family acyl-CoA thioesterase translates to MQTQIKVRGYHMDVYQHVNNARYLEFLEEARWDGLENDESFKWMMANNIAFIVANININYRRPAVLGDLLTVTSQVKQLNGKSGVLSQVITLEPEGEVVADALITFVCIDLKTQKALPIEGELREKLEKITG, encoded by the coding sequence ATGCAGACTCAAATCAAAGTGCGCGGGTATCACATGGATGTTTATCAGCACGTGAACAATGCGCGTTATCTGGAATTTCTTGAAGAAGCCCGCTGGGATGGGCTGGAAAACGATGAAAGCTTTAAATGGATGATGGCAAACAACATCGCGTTTATTGTCGCCAATATCAATATCAACTACCGTCGGCCCGCCGTGCTTGGCGATCTGCTGACTGTCACGAGCCAGGTGAAGCAGCTTAACGGTAAAAGCGGGGTCTTAAGCCAGGTCATTACGCTTGAGCCGGAAGGCGAAGTGGTCGCCGATGCGCTGATCACCTTTGTCTGTATCGATCTGAAAACGCAAAAAGCCTTACCGATTGAGGGCGAGCTGCGTGAAAAACTGGAAAAAATCACAGGGTAA
- a CDS encoding helix-hairpin-helix domain-containing protein, which produces MKRGIKALCLAVALAGGTFCTAAIAAPSAGKTQAEPVKEKTAATTPQAKPETTADAPEETVSINTATADELAQAMNGVGKKKAQSIVSYREEYGPFKSIEDLKQVPGMGNSLVERNLSRIRL; this is translated from the coding sequence ATGAAACGTGGAATCAAAGCCTTATGTCTCGCCGTCGCGCTGGCTGGCGGCACTTTTTGCACCGCAGCTATCGCGGCACCATCAGCAGGAAAAACCCAGGCGGAGCCGGTAAAAGAAAAAACCGCCGCCACTACGCCACAGGCGAAGCCGGAAACCACGGCGGATGCGCCAGAAGAAACCGTTAGCATTAACACCGCGACGGCGGATGAACTGGCACAGGCGATGAACGGCGTTGGTAAAAAGAAAGCGCAGTCTATCGTCAGCTATCGCGAAGAGTATGGTCCGTTTAAGTCTATTGAGGATTTAAAACAGGTGCCGGGAATGGGGAATTCGCTCGTCGAACGTAATCTTTCCCGGATCCGCCTCTAA
- the ppiD gene encoding peptidylprolyl isomerase, with protein MMDNLRAAANHVVLKIILGLIILSFVLTGVSNYLIGGNSNYAAKVNDQEISRAQLENAVNIERNNLERRLGDRFSELASNEQYMAELRQRALQGLIDEALIDQYARSLHLNISDEQVRQSIFKNPAFQSDGKFDNARYNAIITSMGMSADQYAQALRNQLTTDQLVSAVMGSDFILPGESDQFAALFAQQRQVRTATIAVDALAQKQQVSEQEIKDYYQQHTNNFQSPEQFRVSYIKLDAAALAENASEDEIQAYYDKHQDEFGQPQRNRYSLIQTKTEDEAKAILAQLKQGADFATLAKEKSVDVITARNGGDMGWLEPGTTPDEFKNAGLKEKGQLSDVIKSSVGFLIVRLDDITPATVKPLSEVHNDISAKVKQEKALDAFFALQRKVSDAANNDNESLASAEKAAGVKAVETGWFSRDAVPEEINFKPVADAVFGGNLLGENGTPGSNSDIITVDGDRAFVLRITDHKPQAEKPLAEVKDQVTALVKHQKALKAANEEAQNLLSALKAGKGDEALKAAGIAFSPVKTFERTTQDTLTQPVFALPLPAKDKPSYGIGNDMQGNVVLLALDEVRSGTMPDAQKKAMAQRLTQNNAEIAFDALLKGLRKDAKIKLGDAGAPPQQ; from the coding sequence ATGATGGACAATTTACGCGCGGCGGCAAATCACGTCGTGCTCAAGATCATTCTGGGTTTGATTATCCTGTCATTCGTACTGACTGGCGTGAGTAACTACCTGATTGGCGGTAACAGCAACTATGCCGCGAAAGTTAACGACCAGGAAATCAGTCGGGCCCAGCTTGAAAACGCGGTCAACATCGAGCGCAACAACCTTGAGAGAAGACTGGGCGACCGTTTCTCTGAGCTCGCGTCCAATGAACAATATATGGCTGAGCTGCGCCAGCGCGCGCTGCAGGGGCTGATTGACGAAGCGCTGATTGATCAATATGCGCGTTCGCTGCATCTCAACATCAGCGATGAGCAGGTGCGCCAGTCGATTTTCAAAAACCCGGCGTTCCAGAGCGACGGTAAATTCGATAACGCGCGCTACAACGCTATTATCACCAGCATGGGCATGAGCGCCGATCAGTACGCGCAGGCGCTGCGTAATCAGCTCACGACTGACCAACTGGTCAGCGCCGTGATGGGCAGCGACTTCATTCTGCCGGGCGAAAGCGATCAATTTGCTGCGCTCTTTGCCCAGCAGCGCCAGGTTCGCACGGCGACCATCGCGGTCGATGCGCTGGCTCAGAAGCAGCAGGTTTCCGAACAGGAAATCAAAGACTACTACCAGCAGCACACCAATAATTTCCAGTCGCCTGAGCAGTTCCGCGTAAGCTACATCAAGCTTGATGCCGCAGCCCTCGCTGAGAACGCCAGCGAAGATGAAATCCAGGCGTACTACGACAAACATCAGGATGAATTTGGTCAGCCGCAGCGTAACCGCTACAGCCTGATCCAGACTAAAACCGAAGATGAAGCGAAAGCCATTCTCGCGCAGCTCAAACAGGGCGCGGATTTCGCAACGCTTGCCAAAGAGAAATCGGTTGATGTCATCACTGCCCGCAACGGCGGCGACATGGGCTGGCTGGAGCCGGGCACCACGCCGGATGAGTTCAAAAACGCCGGTCTGAAAGAGAAAGGCCAGTTGTCTGATGTTATCAAATCCTCCGTGGGCTTCCTGATTGTGCGTCTCGACGACATCACGCCAGCCACCGTGAAGCCGCTTTCTGAGGTACATAACGACATCAGCGCGAAAGTGAAGCAAGAGAAAGCGCTGGATGCCTTCTTCGCACTGCAGCGTAAAGTGAGCGATGCGGCAAATAACGATAACGAATCACTGGCAAGCGCCGAAAAAGCCGCAGGCGTGAAAGCGGTGGAAACCGGCTGGTTCAGCCGTGATGCAGTGCCTGAGGAAATTAACTTTAAGCCGGTGGCCGACGCTGTGTTTGGCGGCAACCTGCTCGGCGAGAACGGCACGCCGGGCAGTAATTCAGACATCATCACCGTCGATGGTGACCGCGCGTTCGTGCTGCGTATTACCGATCACAAACCGCAGGCGGAAAAACCGCTGGCAGAGGTGAAAGATCAGGTGACGGCACTGGTGAAACACCAGAAGGCGCTGAAAGCGGCAAATGAAGAAGCGCAAAATCTGCTGAGCGCGCTGAAAGCGGGCAAAGGTGACGAGGCGCTGAAAGCGGCAGGCATTGCTTTCAGCCCGGTAAAAACCTTTGAGCGCACCACGCAGGATACGCTGACGCAGCCGGTGTTCGCTCTGCCGCTGCCAGCCAAAGATAAACCGAGTTACGGCATCGGCAACGACATGCAGGGCAACGTGGTTCTGCTGGCGCTCGATGAAGTGCGTAGCGGCACCATGCCGGATGCTCAGAAGAAAGCGATGGCGCAGCGTCTGACTCAGAACAATGCAGAGATTGCCTTCGACGCGCTGCTGAAAGGCCTGCGTAAAGACGCCAAAATCAAACTTGGCGATGCGGGCGCACCGCCGCAGCAATAA
- the hupB gene encoding nucleoid-associated protein HU-beta produces the protein MNKSQLIDKIAAGADISKAAAGRALDALIDSVTESLQSGDEVALVGFGTFSVRERAARTGRNPQTGKEITIAAAKVPGFRAGKALKDAVN, from the coding sequence GTGAATAAATCTCAACTGATAGACAAAATTGCCGCAGGTGCCGATATTTCTAAAGCAGCGGCTGGACGAGCGTTAGATGCTTTGATTGATTCCGTGACTGAATCTCTGCAGTCCGGGGATGAAGTCGCGCTGGTTGGCTTTGGTACTTTTTCCGTTCGTGAACGCGCTGCCCGCACTGGCCGCAACCCACAGACGGGCAAGGAAATCACCATCGCGGCTGCGAAAGTTCCGGGTTTCCGTGCCGGTAAAGCGCTGAAAGACGCGGTTAACTGA